A section of the Engystomops pustulosus chromosome 3, aEngPut4.maternal, whole genome shotgun sequence genome encodes:
- the LOC140120824 gene encoding epoxide hydrolase 1-like encodes MWRQLLEEGRSAINDHWPRCLLIPVAVGLGGALLCWKLHGQKTKSIELGEGWWGPGEKPHSHGEDTRVRPFVIEASEADIEDLHARLDDTRFFLPLEDSRFHYGFNSTHLKKVISYWRNAYDWKKQVKILNKYPHFKTTIEGLDIHFIHVKPSHLTPGQKVYPILMVHGWPGSFYEFYHIIPLLTDPGNHDLDPNIAFEVICPSIPGYGFSGASSKKGFNAFAAARIFYKLMLRLGFHDFYLQGGDWGSRITCILSQMRPESVKGLHLNFVLLPTGRLGRLKSLLLGRYAPWLVGLTREDVRRIYPYMEKNVFAILRETGYLHIQATKPDTIGSALNDSPAGLAAYILEKFSTWTDSSFREEEDGGLNRKFSLDDLLTNVMIYWVTGSIASSMRFYKEGFTRNYNHTPDTKVGVSVPAGIAAFPCEMVHAPRVWARQKFHNIISYTYLPRGGHFAAFEEPELLARDIQNFVSKVEKK; translated from the exons ATGTGGAGGCAGCTCCTGGAGGAGGGCAG GTCGGCCATTAATGACCATTGGCCTCGCTGCCTCCTGATCCCGGTCGCGGTTGGTTTGGGGGGCGCTCTTCTGTGTTGGAAGCTGCATGGACAAAAGACAAAGTCTATTGAGCTGGGAGAAGGCTGGTGGGGTCCAGGGGAGAAGCCTCACTCACACGGGGAGGACACACGTGTGCGTCCCTTCGTCATTGAAGCCTCAGAAGCCGATATCGAG GATCTTCACGCACGCTTGGATGATACAAGATTCTTCTTGCCTCTAGAAGACTCCAGATTTCACTATGGGTTTAATTCCACCCATCTAAAGAAGGTCATCTCTTACTGGAGGAACGCGTATGACTGGAAGAAGCAAGTCAAGATCCTAAATAAGTATCCACACTTCAAGACCACCATAGAAG GTTTGGACATTCATTTCATCCATGTGAAGCCATCACATCTGACCCCTGGACAGAAGGTCTATCCAATCCTCATGGTCCATGGTTGGCCGGGCTCCTTCTACGAGTTCTACCACATCATTCCGCTCCTGACAGATCCTGGGAATCATGATCTGGATCCAAATATTGCCTTTGAGGTCATCTGTCCATCAATCCCTGGATATGGATTTTCTGGGGCTTCATCAAAGAAGG GATTCAATGCCTTTGCTGCAGCCCGGATCTTCTACAAGTTGATGCTGAGACTTGGATTCCATGACTTTTACCTGCAGGGTGGAGACTGGGGCAGTAGAATCACCTGTATATTATCTCAGATGAGGCCAGA GTCAGTAAAGGGTCTCCATCTAAACTTTGTGCTACTTCCTACTGGAAGATTAGGTAGACTGAAATCCCTGCTGCTTGGTCGATATGCACCATGGCTGGTGGGACTGACCAGAGAAGACGTCCGGCGTATTTACCCCTATATGGAGAAGAATGTGTTTGCAATCCTACGGGAGACGGGGTACCTGCACATACAGGCCACCAAACCGGACACCATCG GTTCGGCTCTGAACGACTCTCCGGCTGGACTCGCTGCCTACATCCTAGAGAAGTTTTCAACGTGGACGGACAGTTCCTTCCGGGAAGAAGAGGATGGTGGCCTTAACAG GAAGTTCTCCCTCGATGATCTCCTGACCAACGTCATGATCTACTGGGTGACAGGATCCATCGCCTCGTCCATGAGGTTCTATAAGGAGGGCTTTACCCGAAACTATAACCACACCCCCGACACCAA GGTCGGGGTGTCTGTGCCCGCGGGTATCGCTGCTTTCCCCTGTGAGATGGTCCACGCTCCCCGGGTCTGGGCCAGGCAGAAGTTCCACAACATCATCTCCTACACCTACCTCCCCCGCGGGGGGCACTTTGCTGCCTTTGAGGAGCCAGAACTTCTGGCCCGTGACATCCAGAATTTTGTATCGAAAGTGGAGAAGAAATAA